In the Nocardia asteroides genome, CCAGGCAGCCACTCCAGGTTGCCGTGCTTGCCCAGGTGCACGACGGCGTCCGCGCCGAACCCGTCCGCCAGCCAGCGGTACACCGCCAGGTAGTGGTGGCTCGGCGCGAGATCCGGGTCGTGGTAGATCGCGACCGGGTTCTCGCCGAACCCGCGCGGCGGCTGCACGATCAGCACCACGTTGCCGAACCGCAGCGCGGCGATGACGATCTCGCCTGCCGGGTCGGCCGAGCGGTCCACGTAGAGCTCACCCGGCGGCGGGCCCCAGGACGCGATCACCGCTTCGCGCAGCTCGTCCGGCAGCGTCTCGAACCAGGCGGTGTAGGCGGCGGCGCCGATCCGCACCGGGTTGCCCTCGAGCTGCTCGGCGGAGAGCCAGTCCGGGTCCTGCCCGCCCGCCGCGATGAGCGCGTGGATGAGCGCGTCGCCGTCCCGCTCCTCCAGCCCGGGCACCTCGCCGGGGTCGCCGATGTCGTACCCGGCGGCGCGCAGCTCGTGCAGCAGGCGGATGGTGCTGGCCGGGGTATCGAGGCCGACGGCGTTGCCGATCCTGGCGTGCTTGGTCGGGTAGGCGGAGAGCATGAGCGCCAGCTTCTTCTCCGGGGCGGGGATGTGCCGGAGCCGGGCGTGCCTGGTCGCGATCCCGGCGACCCGGGCGGCGCGCTCCGGGTCGGGCACGTAGGTGGAGAGCCCGTCCGCGTCGAACTCCTTGAAGGAGAACGGGACCGTGATGATCCGGCCGTCGAACTCCGGCACCGCCACCTGCGTCGCGACGTCCAGCGGGGAGAGGCCGTCGTCGTTCGCCGCCCACTGCGCGCGGCCGGAGGTCAGGCAGAGCCCCTGCAGGATCGGGACGTCGAGCGCGGCCAGCGCGGCCACGTCCCACGCCTCGTCGTCGCCGCCCGCGGCGGCGGTGGCCGGGGTGCTGCCGCCCGCCGCGAGCACGGTGACGATCAGGGCGTCCGCGGCGCGCAGGGTGTCGAGCAGCGCGGGCTCGGCGGTGCGCAGCGAGGCGCAGTACACCGGCAGCGGCCTGGCGCCCGCGGCCTCCAGCGCGTCGCAGAGCGCGGCGATGTAGCCGGTGTTCCCGGCCAGGTGCTGGGCGCGGTAGTAGACCACCGCGACGGTCGGGCCGTCGAGCGCGGCGGCCGCCCGCTCCAGCACGCCCCAGGCGGGCAGCCGCACCGGCGGGCGGAAGCCGATGCCGGTGAGCAGGACGGTGTCGGAGAGGAAGTGGTGCAGCTCGCGCAGGTTGTCCGGACCGCCGGCGGCGAGGTAGTTGTGCGCGTCGGCGGCGACGCCGCCCGGCACCGTGGAGAGCTCCATGAGCTCGGCGTCCGGGGCGTTCTCGCCGCCGAGCGCGACCAGCGGGACGCCGGCGGCGCCGAGCGCGGCCAGCCCCTCCTCCCAGGCGCGCTTGCCGCCGAGGATGCGGACGATCACCAGGTCGGCGCCGTCCAGCAGCGCGGGCAGGTCGTCGACCAGCAGCCGGGCGGGGTTGGCCCACCGGTAGCCCGCGCCGCTGGCGCGGGCGCTCAGCAGATCGGTGTCGGAGGTGGAGAGCAGCAGGATCACGAACGACCTTCCTCGGGAGACGCGCCCAGCGGGATGTGGTGCTCGCCGGAGAGGGTCTGGCTGTGAACAGTGGCGCGACCGCACCGGACTCGCACCGGTTTCCTCGTGGCTTCCCGCAAGCATCCGGGATGCTACCGGCAGCAGGTGGGGGCGCTCGACGCGAGGTTCCGGGGGCGGCGGCGGCCGCAGGGGGTCCGTAGGCTGGAGCGGTCATGACGCGATCGGATGCTGATTCCTGCCCGGGGGTGCTGCGGCTGCACGAGGCCGCCGACGGGCCGCTCGCCCGGGTGCGGGTGCCCGGCGGGCAGCTGGGAGCCGCCGGGCTGCAGGCGCTGGCCGAGGCGGCGGCGGAGCTCGGGGACGGCGCGCTGGAGCTGACCTCGCGCGGGAACGTCCAGCTGCGCGGGATCCGGGACGCCGCCGCGCTCACCGAGCGGCTCGGCGCGGCCGGGCTGCTGCCGACCGCCACCCACGAGCGGGTGCGCAATATCGTCGCCTCGCCGCTCTCCGGGCTGGCAGGCGGGGTGGCCGACGTGCGCGAGCTGGTCCCGGCGCTCGATGCCGGGCTGCGGGCCGCGCCGGAGCTGGCCGGGCTGCCGGGCCGGGTGCTCTTCACGCTGGACGACGGGCGCGGGGACGTCAGCGGGTTCGGCGGCGACATCGGCCTGCACGCGGTCGAGCCCGGGGTGTTCGCGGTGCTGCTCGCCGGGGCGGACAGCGGGATCCGGGTCGCCGCCGGGGACGCGGTCGGGCTGGTGCTCGCCGCCGCCCGCGCCTTCGCGCAGGTCCGCGGGGGCGGGTGGCGGTTGGCCGAGGTCGCGGACGGGGCCGCGCGGGTGCGCGAGCTGCTCGGGTTCGCCTCCACCGCGCCGGGGCCGGTGCTCCCCGACCCCGCCGACCACCCGCCGATCGGCTGGCTCCCGCAGGACGACGGGCTGGTCGCGCTCGGCGCCGGGGTCCGGCTCGGGGTGCTGCCCGCGCGCACCGCGCTCTTCGTCGCGGCCGTCGAGAAGCCGGTGCTGGTGACGCCGTGGCGCGGGCTGGTCCTCCCCGACCTCGACGAGTGGAGCGCCGAGCAGGTGGTCCGGGTGCTCGCCCCGATGGGGCTGATCTTCGACGCGGAGTCGCCGTGGGTGCGGGTCAGCAGCTGCGCCGGGGCGCCAGGGTGCGCGAAGTCGCACACGGACGTGCGCGCCGATGCCACCGCCGCGGTGGAGTCGGGGCGGGTGGCGAGCCCTGCCGACGGGACGGGTGCGGCGCTCGGCCCGATTCCCGCCGGGGACGTCCTGGCGTCCGGACGCCAGCACTGGTCCGGGTGCGAGCGGCGGTGCGGGCACCCGCACGGCCCGGCGACCGATATCGTCGCCGGCCCGGACGGCTACCGGGTGACCGGGCCCTGACCGCCCACGTCCTACTGTTGTGCCCATGTCCGTAACCCGTGCCGGCTACCTCACCGATGGCGCCGAGATCTACCGGCGGTCCTTCGCCACCATCAGGGCGGAGGCGAACCTGGAGCGCTTCCCCGCCGACGTCGCGCAGGTGGCGGTGCGGATGATCCACGGCACCGGACAGGTCGACCTCGCCGACGACATCGCCTTCTCCCCCGGCGTCGTCACCGCCGCCCGCACCGCGCTCCGGGCGGGCGCCCCCATCCTCTGCGACGCGACCATGGTCGCCGCCGGCGTCACCCGCAAGCGCCTGCCCGCCGAGAACGAGGTGCTCTGCACCCTCGGCGACCCGCGCACCCCCGCGCTCGCGGCCGAGCTCGGCACCACCCGCTCCGCCGCCGCGCTCGAGCTGTGGCGGGACCGGCTGGCCGGCGCCGTCGTCGCCATCGGCAACGCGCCGACCGCGCTCTTCCACCTCTTCGACATGCTCGACGCCGGGGCCCCGCGCCCCGCCGCGATCCTCGGCATCCCGGTCGGCTTCATCGGCGCGGCCGAGTCCAAGGAGGCGCTGATCTGCTACGGCGGGGTCGAGTACCTGACGGTGCGCGGCAGGCGCGGCGGCAGCGCCGTCACCGCGTCGGCGCTGAACGCGATCGCGAGCGAGACGGAGTGAGCGGCAAGCTGTGGGGCATCGGGCTCGGCCCCGGCGACCCGGAACTCGTCACCGTCAAGGCGGCGCGGATCATCGGCGCGGCGGATGTGGTCGCCTTCCACAGCGCCAGGCACGGGCGCAGCATCTCGCGCGCGACCGCGGCGCCCTACCTGCGGGCGGGGCAGCTCGAGGAGCACCTCGTCTACCCGGTCACCACCGAGACCACCGACCATCCCGGCGGGTACCAGGGTGCCATCGACGAGTTCTACGAGCAGGCCGCCGAGCGGCTCGCGGCGCACCTCGCGGCCGGGCGCTCGGTGGCGCTGCTCGCTGCGGGTGACCCGCTCTTCTACAGCTCGTACATGCACATGCACCGGCGGCTCGCCGATCGCTTCGAGGCCGAGGTCGTTCCGGGCGTGACCTCGGTGAGCGCCGCCTCGGCCGCGCTCGGCACCCCGCTGGTCGAGGGCGAGCAGGTGCTCACCGTGCTGCCCGGCACGCTGCCCGCCGCCGAGCTCGCCGAGCGGTTGCGCTCCACCGAGGCGGCGGCGGTCCTCAAGCTCGGCCGCACGTATCCGGCCGTGCGGCAGGCGCTCGCCGACTCCGGCCGGCTCGACGACGCCTTCTACGTCGAGCGCGCCAGCACCGGTCGGCAGCGGATTCAGCGCGCCGCCGACGTGGACGACAGCAGCGTCCCGTACTTCGCCATCGCCGTCGTGCCAGGGCCGAAGCCGGAGACGCGGATTCCGCTGACCGCGGCAGGGGTTCGAGCGGAGCCTCCGCGCGCGGCGAGCGACAACGGAGCCGAGCGGGGCGGCCGGGCCGGCACCGGCGACAGTGCGGCGCCCGCCGCGCGCAGTGGCGACGGCGGCGCGCTCGCGGGCAGTGGCGACGGCGGCGCGCTCGCGGGCAGTGGCGGCGAGGTGGTCGTCGTCGGCCTCGGGCCGGGCGACCCGAACTGGACCACGCCCGAGGTCACCGCGGCCCTCGCCGAGGCGACCGACCTCGTCGGGTACACCACCTACATCGATCGGGTCCCGCCCAGGCCGGGCCAGCGCAGGCACGCCAGCGACAACCGGGTGGAGTCCGAGCGCGCCGCGATGGCGCTCGACCTGGCCCGGCGCGGCGCCCGCGTCGCCGTCGTCTCCTCGGGCGACCCCGGCGTCTTCGCCATGGCCGCCGCCGTCCTTGAGGAGGCCGCGGACCCGCGCTGGGCGGGCGTCCCGGTCCGGGTGCTGCCTGGCGTCACCGCCGCGCACGCCGTCGCGGCCAGGGCGGGCGCCCCGCTCGGCCACGACTACGCGACGATCTCGCTCTCCGACCGCCTCAAGCCGTGGGAGGTGGTGGCCGGGCGGCTCGCCGCGGTCGCCGCCGCCGACATGGCCATCGCCGTCTACAACCCGGGATCGTCCCAGCGCACCTGGCAGGTCGGCGCCATGCGGGACCTGCTGCTCGAGCACCGCGCCCCGGACACCCCGGTGATCCTCGGCCGCGATGTCGGCGGCCCGGCCGAATCCGTCCGCGTCGTCGCGCTCGCCGAGCTCGACCCGGCCGAGGTCGACATGCGCACCCTGCTGATCATCGGCGCCTCCACCACCGCGGTGCACGGCCGGCGGGTCTTCACCTCGCGCCGCTACGCCGCCCTGCCGCGCTAATATTCCACAAAGGAAGGTGCGCAGCATGACCGAACCCAAGACCAAACCGCTGAACGCCACCGCGGCCTCGCTGCTCGGCTTCCTGCACGAGGGCCCGCGCTCCGGCTGGGACCTGGTGACCGAGGCCCAGCAGCGGATCGGCGACTTCTGGACCGTCACCCAGAGCCAGGTCTACCGCGAACTCGCCGCCATGGACGCCGCGGGGCTGGTCGAGAAGGGCGCGGCGGGCGCCCGCGAGCGCACCCCGTACCGCATCACCGAGGCGGGCAAGGCCGCCTTCGGCGAGTGGATCGCCCGCGACCCCGGCACCGAGACCATCCGCGTCCCGCTGCTCCTCACGCTCTCCTTCGGCGAACACCTGGACCGCTCGCACGTGGACCGCATCGTCGCCGCGAACCGCACGGTGCACCAGCAACGCCTGGCCGGCTACCTGGCCGAGGAGTGCCCGCCGCAGGCCCGCTACCAGCGCGCGACACTGGAGTTCGGCATCCGCTACGAGCGCGCGGTACTCGGCTGGTTCGACGATCTCGCCGCGATCCTGGACGGCCGCCCGCCGGGGTGAGCCGTCTTTCCGGGAACACCGCACCGGGTGCGGAGCTCTCCGCACGACATCACCGCCCCCGCAGCCACGCCATCGCCTCGTCCACGCCGGCGACCACCGGCGCGCCACCGGCGGGCAGCGGGGGCCGGTCGACCACGATCACCGGCACCCCGAGTTCGCGGGCGGCGACCAGCTTCGCCTCGGTATCCGGCCCGCCGCTGTCCTTGGTGACCAGCACGTCGATCCGGTGCGCGCGCAGCAGCGCGATCTCGTCATCGACGGCGAACGGCCCCCGCGCGAGCAGGATCTCGTGCGCGGCGGGCAGCGGCGGGTCGGGCGGGTCGATGGCGCGGATCAGGAACCACGCCTCCGCGACATCGGCGAAGGCGGAGACGCCCTGCCTGCCGATGGTCAGGAAGACCCGGCCGCGCAGCCCGGCGGCGGCGTCGGGCAGCGCGGGCACGCGGGTCCACGAATCCCCCTGCGCGGCAACCCAGCCGGGGCGGCGCAGGTGCAGCAGCGGGATGCCTGCCGCGGCAGCCGCCTCGGCGGCGTGCGAGCTCATCACCGCGGCGAACGGGTGCGTGGCATCGACCAGGATGTCGATCGCGTTGTCGCGGAGGTACTCCCGCAACCCCGCGACCCCGCCGAACCCCCCGACCCGCACCTCCCCCTCGGGCAGCACGGGCGCACGAACGCGGCCGGCGAGCGAGGACACGATATCGAGTCCCTGCTCGCCGGCCGCGATGGAGGCGAGGCTCCGCGCTTCGGCGGTTCCGCCCAGGATCAGAACCCGGGTCAGGGCTGGCCGCTGAAGTAGGCGGCGCCCGCGTTCAGCAGGGACGGGCCGCCGGCCACGAGCAGGCCGATGACGCCGCCGATCACGGCGCCCGGGATGATGGTGACGATGCCGACCAGGCCGAGCAGGGCGCCGATGACGGCGCCGACGGCGGCACCGAGCGAGGCGCGCTGCAGCTCGGCGAAGAACCAGTCCTGCGAGGAGATGTCCTTGATGCCGCCGACCGAACCGGCGACCGGGGTCAGCGTGAGGGCGGTGCCGTCCGCGCTGACGGCGGCGCCGATCGCGACGTCCCTGTCCTGCGCCTTGCCGCTCAGCGGGATCGTGGTGACGACCTCGCCCGCGGCGTTGGTCAGGGTGACCGAGCCCTGGTCGGCGTTCAGGCTGAACGCGCCGCCGGTGACCGTGGTGACGATCGACTTGCCCGCGTCGGCGAGCGCGACGGCGTAGTCGACGCCCTTGTCCTGGCCCTGCACCGAGGGCGAGGCGGGCTGCTGCTGCTCGGCGGGCGCGGCGGGGACCGGGGCCGCGTAGCCGGTGCCGGAGGCGATGCCGGTGGCGGCGGCCGCGAGCAGCGCGGTGGCGGCGAACTTGCTGTACTTCATCTGTCTCCCCATCAGGAAAATCCGGTTTCCGGGTGGCCGGAACTCGGGCCCGACCCTACCCCTTCGCACCGCCGTGTTTCAGGATCCCGCTGGTGATTCACCGGTTTTCCGGACCGTCCAGTGCGTCACCGGCAGCTGTGGCGACCACGTGGTGAACCCGCCGAGCGGCGTACCCCGATACACCTGGTAGCGGCGCAGGGCGCCGCCGTACCGCTGCGAGTTCGCCAGGAGCAGGGCCTCGGACTCGGCGGTGACCGCGGCCGCGACCAGGCGGCCGCCGGACGGCAGCGCGACCCAGCACGCCTCCAGCAACCCCGGTTGAGTGATTCCGCCACCGACGAAAACGGCGTCCGGTGTCCCGTCCCACGGCTGGAAATCCGGGGCGGCGCCGCGCACGGCGATGCCGGGGACGCCGAGCGCGCGGGCATTGGCGGTGATCCGCTCGCGGCGGTCGGCGCGCTGCTCGAAGGTGACCGCGCGGCAGCTCGGGTGGGTGCGGCACCACTCGATGGCGATGGTGCCGGAGCCGCCGCCGACATCCCAGAGCAGCTCGCCGGGGGCCGGGGCCAGCGCGGCCAGGGTGAGCGCGCGGATCTCGGCCTTGGTGAACTGGCCGTCGCCGCCGTAGACGGCGTCCGGGAGGCCGGGGGTGCGGGTCAGCCGGAGCGCGTCGGCGTCGGCCACGGCGTCGACGGCGACGATATTGAGCGGGTCGCACGCGGTGTGCGGCCAGTCGGCGGCGGTGCCGGTGCGCCGGTGTTCGGCTGGGCCGCCGAGCTGCTCGAGCACGGTCAGCCTCGACCGGGCGAAGTGGTTGTCGCGCAACAGTTCCGCGAGGGTTCCCGGGGTGGTGCCGTCGGCGCTGAGCAGCAGGATCCGGCGGCCGTCGGCGAGCTCGGGCAGCACCGTCTCGACCGGCCGCCCGACCGCGCTCACCACCGCGACGTCCTGCGCCGCCCAGCCGAGCCGGGCACAGGCCAGCGCCACCGACGACGGCTGCGGCCGCACCCGCAGCGCCGCGGGCCCGTA is a window encoding:
- the cobG gene encoding precorrin-3B synthase, coding for MTRSDADSCPGVLRLHEAADGPLARVRVPGGQLGAAGLQALAEAAAELGDGALELTSRGNVQLRGIRDAAALTERLGAAGLLPTATHERVRNIVASPLSGLAGGVADVRELVPALDAGLRAAPELAGLPGRVLFTLDDGRGDVSGFGGDIGLHAVEPGVFAVLLAGADSGIRVAAGDAVGLVLAAARAFAQVRGGGWRLAEVADGAARVRELLGFASTAPGPVLPDPADHPPIGWLPQDDGLVALGAGVRLGVLPARTALFVAAVEKPVLVTPWRGLVLPDLDEWSAEQVVRVLAPMGLIFDAESPWVRVSSCAGAPGCAKSHTDVRADATAAVESGRVASPADGTGAALGPIPAGDVLASGRQHWSGCERRCGHPHGPATDIVAGPDGYRVTGP
- a CDS encoding precorrin-8X methylmutase; its protein translation is MSVTRAGYLTDGAEIYRRSFATIRAEANLERFPADVAQVAVRMIHGTGQVDLADDIAFSPGVVTAARTALRAGAPILCDATMVAAGVTRKRLPAENEVLCTLGDPRTPALAAELGTTRSAAALELWRDRLAGAVVAIGNAPTALFHLFDMLDAGAPRPAAILGIPVGFIGAAESKEALICYGGVEYLTVRGRRGGSAVTASALNAIASETE
- a CDS encoding precorrin-2 C(20)-methyltransferase: MSGKLWGIGLGPGDPELVTVKAARIIGAADVVAFHSARHGRSISRATAAPYLRAGQLEEHLVYPVTTETTDHPGGYQGAIDEFYEQAAERLAAHLAAGRSVALLAAGDPLFYSSYMHMHRRLADRFEAEVVPGVTSVSAASAALGTPLVEGEQVLTVLPGTLPAAELAERLRSTEAAAVLKLGRTYPAVRQALADSGRLDDAFYVERASTGRQRIQRAADVDDSSVPYFAIAVVPGPKPETRIPLTAAGVRAEPPRAASDNGAERGGRAGTGDSAAPAARSGDGGALAGSGDGGALAGSGGEVVVVGLGPGDPNWTTPEVTAALAEATDLVGYTTYIDRVPPRPGQRRHASDNRVESERAAMALDLARRGARVAVVSSGDPGVFAMAAAVLEEAADPRWAGVPVRVLPGVTAAHAVAARAGAPLGHDYATISLSDRLKPWEVVAGRLAAVAAADMAIAVYNPGSSQRTWQVGAMRDLLLEHRAPDTPVILGRDVGGPAESVRVVALAELDPAEVDMRTLLIIGASTTAVHGRRVFTSRRYAALPR
- a CDS encoding PadR family transcriptional regulator, translated to MTEPKTKPLNATAASLLGFLHEGPRSGWDLVTEAQQRIGDFWTVTQSQVYRELAAMDAAGLVEKGAAGARERTPYRITEAGKAAFGEWIARDPGTETIRVPLLLTLSFGEHLDRSHVDRIVAANRTVHQQRLAGYLAEECPPQARYQRATLEFGIRYERAVLGWFDDLAAILDGRPPG
- a CDS encoding cobalt-precorrin-6A reductase, coding for MTRVLILGGTAEARSLASIAAGEQGLDIVSSLAGRVRAPVLPEGEVRVGGFGGVAGLREYLRDNAIDILVDATHPFAAVMSSHAAEAAAAAGIPLLHLRRPGWVAAQGDSWTRVPALPDAAAGLRGRVFLTIGRQGVSAFADVAEAWFLIRAIDPPDPPLPAAHEILLARGPFAVDDEIALLRAHRIDVLVTKDSGGPDTEAKLVAARELGVPVIVVDRPPLPAGGAPVVAGVDEAMAWLRGR
- the cbiE gene encoding precorrin-6y C5,15-methyltransferase (decarboxylating) subunit CbiE, whose amino-acid sequence is MSEPAWRGAPILVAGIGADGWAGIVPGVRAELAECAVLFGSARQLDLVPAREVPARRIAWPSPLVPALPGLLAGYAGERVAVLASGDPMFFGIGSTLAGLYGPAALRVRPQPSSVALACARLGWAAQDVAVVSAVGRPVETVLPELADGRRILLLSADGTTPGTLAELLRDNHFARSRLTVLEQLGGPAEHRRTGTAADWPHTACDPLNIVAVDAVADADALRLTRTPGLPDAVYGGDGQFTKAEIRALTLAALAPAPGELLWDVGGGSGTIAIEWCRTHPSCRAVTFEQRADRRERITANARALGVPGIAVRGAAPDFQPWDGTPDAVFVGGGITQPGLLEACWVALPSGGRLVAAAVTAESEALLLANSQRYGGALRRYQVYRGTPLGGFTTWSPQLPVTHWTVRKTGESPAGS